The following proteins are encoded in a genomic region of Nycticebus coucang isolate mNycCou1 chromosome 17, mNycCou1.pri, whole genome shotgun sequence:
- the LOC128568422 gene encoding small ubiquitin-related modifier 1-like, which translates to MSDQEAKPSTEDLGDKKEGEYIKLKVIGQDSSEIHFKAKMTTHLKKLKDSYCQRQGVPMNSLRFLFERQRIADNHTPKELGMAEDDVIEIYQVQTGGGGRSFNSLDTLLFYFSFPSILYFFKILLL; encoded by the coding sequence ATGTCTGACCAGGAGGCAAAACCTTCAACTGAAGACTTGGGGGATAAGAAGGAAGGAGAATACATTAAACTCAAAGTCATTGGACAAGATAGCAGTGAGATTCACTTCAAAGCGAAAATGACAACACATCTCAAGAAACTCAAAGACTCATACTGTCAAAGACAGGGAGTTCCAATGAATTCACTCAGGTTTCTCTTTGAAAGACAGAGAATTGCTGATAATCATACTCCAAAAGAACTGGGAATGGCGGAAGATGATGTGATTGAAATTTATCAGGTACAAACTGGTGGGGGGGGCCGGTCATTCAACAGTTTAGAtactcttctattttatttttcttttccctcaatcctttatttttttaaaatacttcttttgTAA